The DNA sequence TTTGCGGCAAGTTTATTTAATTTATATTAATTCACATAGTTGTGTAAAATTAATATATGCTTATCATCTACTATACTGATCTTTATCTCTTGACTTCAACCTCCAAAAAGCTCTACCTTTGCAAAAAATAAAAATATGAGTGACACAGTACTTTGTCCTAAATGCAGCTCGGAGTTTACTTACCCAAGCGATAATATGATGGTATGTTCCCAGTGTTTCTACGAATGGGATCCTGCAGAAGCGGCTTCAGAAGCGGCCAATGAAGGAAAAATATTGGATTCAAACGGAAATGAACTTCAGGATGGAGATTCCGTAGTTGTAGTAAAAGATCTTCCCGTAAAAGGAGCACCAAAACCGGTGAAAGCTGGAACAAAAGTGAAGAATATCCGTCTGAGACCAGGAAGTGATCACAATATTGACTGTAAAATTGATGGTTTCGGGGCAATGGCTCTTAAATCAGAGTTTGTAAAGAAAGCATAAGAAAATGCTGTTTTCTTATGCCCTAAAAATAAGAAAAGGAAAAAATTGGACAGTGTAATCTTTCTAAGACTTAATTGCAAGATTGCTAATGTCCGTCTGGAAGGCAGAAAGAGAAATAACCAAAAATTTCCTTAAGCTTTGGAAGTACAAATGTAAGAAAAAGTTTGAATAACAGATTCTTATGTTTGTATTTTTTTATAGATAAGTGTAAGTAAATGTATAAGTTATGCGAAACATAGGGAAAAGGAAAATGTCCCCTCTATAATAACGACCTTACGTTTTTGCCTTTAAAAAAATGAAATATTTACAGACCCGGATATTCTCTCGTCCGTATAGATTACAAGTTCTTTTTCCTTTGTTCTTAGCTTATTCCAATAATAATTTCCTGCAAATTTGCTTTCCAGAACTTCAGCTTCAAGACCGGTTTCTGTGATTTTGATTTCTTTAGGATAATAGGAGAATTTTGAAAGCTGGAAATATTCAGCCTCGTTTTCGCTGAAAATATTCACTTCCCCGAATAGTTTCGCAACATAAGAATTGTAAGGGTGTTTGTAGGTTTCTTCCGGACTGTCATTCTGAATCAGTCTTCCGTCCTGTAAAATGACGATCTGATCCAGCCATGGCATAATATCCTGAAGTTCGTGAGTAGAGATGATCAAAGAAACTCCATGCTGCTTTACATATTTGAAAAGTCTTTCTCTGAGCTCAATTTTTCTCGGAAAATCCAGATTACTGAAAGGTTCATCTAAAATCAGAAGTTTCGGAAGTACAGATAATGCTCTGGCAATGGCCACTCTCTGCTGCTGTCCGCCACTTAAATATTTGGGAAGTATATTGGCGAATTCCTGCAAACCTACCACTTCAAGAAGCTCCGTTACGGTTTCTTTTTTTTGTTTTAAATTGATATTAGAAATAAATTTCCCTACATTTTCGGCAACCGTAGCATAAGGCATAAGATCAAAATTCTGTGCTACGAATTTCATTTCCGGCTCTCCGGGAACAAGATTTCCTTTCGGTCCTAAAAGCCGGGTTCCGTTAAAAATAATTTCTCCGCTTTCCCAATCGAGAAGCCCATAAATAAGGTTGAGAAGAGTGGATTTTCCGCATCCGCTTTCTCCGGCAAGAGCTATAATTCTGTTTTCGTCAAACCTTAGGTTAAGGTTCTGAAACAGGGGGTTTTCTTTGGTGTGAGAGAAAAATAAATTGTTTATTTCTAATAGCATATTACAAATGTAAGGTTTTTATGAAAACATAATTTTTTTTATTATATTAGCGGAACTAATAAAAATAAATCAAAAATGAGAAAAAAACTGTTTTCGATAGCGATTCCTGCTTTATTCGTTGCTGCTGTAATGGTTTCTTGTAAAAAAGATAAACCGCTTACCAGTGAGAGTAATGGGGTAACGACTACTAAAGAAGGTAGCCAGTTCACTGTGGATACGCTAAACAGTAAAGTTGAATGGAAGGGATACAAAGTATTTAAATCTGAAAATACGAGCCATTTTGGAACAATCAGGTTTGAAAGTGGAGATGTAACGGTGAAAGACGGAAAACTGGAAAGCGGAAAATTCGTTGCTGATATGAGCTCATTAACTTCTGTAGACTTGAAAGACAGCC is a window from the Chryseobacterium indologenes genome containing:
- a CDS encoding sulfate/molybdate ABC transporter ATP-binding protein, whose protein sequence is MLLEINNLFFSHTKENPLFQNLNLRFDENRIIALAGESGCGKSTLLNLIYGLLDWESGEIIFNGTRLLGPKGNLVPGEPEMKFVAQNFDLMPYATVAENVGKFISNINLKQKKETVTELLEVVGLQEFANILPKYLSGGQQQRVAIARALSVLPKLLILDEPFSNLDFPRKIELRERLFKYVKQHGVSLIISTHELQDIMPWLDQIVILQDGRLIQNDSPEETYKHPYNSYVAKLFGEVNIFSENEAEYFQLSKFSYYPKEIKITETGLEAEVLESKFAGNYYWNKLRTKEKELVIYTDERISGSVNISFF
- a CDS encoding zinc ribbon domain-containing protein YjdM, translated to MSDTVLCPKCSSEFTYPSDNMMVCSQCFYEWDPAEAASEAANEGKILDSNGNELQDGDSVVVVKDLPVKGAPKPVKAGTKVKNIRLRPGSDHNIDCKIDGFGAMALKSEFVKKA